A single genomic interval of Gopherus evgoodei ecotype Sinaloan lineage chromosome 11, rGopEvg1_v1.p, whole genome shotgun sequence harbors:
- the FAM171B gene encoding protein FAM171B → MPGLCGRFPSLLLRLAAALLLQGRPVPAAATSPAELSRSRPGAPSAATAGSVFMLKVQVNDIISHQYLPQAIVEVFVNYTKTNSTLTGNNGVVLIKVPYKLGLSLTIASYKEGYMLTPLPWKTGRMPIYSSVTLSLFPQSQANIWLFEDTVLITGKLSDAKSQPSVQFPKTLIKLPLSHHITNVTAYLTVPQQFLKMDNFLYTTGILLNKSGFKSIELTPLAAICVNLLSAGKELKVTGPIHITLPLLPTSRVKSGDAIPAWTFDMKTGAWVSRGLGMVKNANDHLVWTYVAPHLGYWIAAPVPETRDSIISAVSKDITAYHTVFLTAILGGTIVIVIGFFTVLLCYCRDKCGQSHKRGKNTTKLEVLKKDQTTSTTHINHVSAVKGSVKLEDKSQSYMPKLSSFSPHGKTSMETEDKKAWDNFQIYTENVSYQSNQSGHTRNSTQPLEPNAGVRQLQHFNSSVSQSPRDIQDQNRYLAVNEEMYGLSHIPEQLMHIYSQPVAILQTSDVFHSPEQLHAAKSATLPRKGQVVYSPMMEPMNRDSYTQTLPKMPMHSPLQPPTCRDEKATLDGQQGLSSQTSNWGRYTNNLLESVSVPGTLNEAVMTPFSSELQGISEQTLLELSKGKPSPHPRAWFVSLDGKPVAQVRHSFIDLKKGRKTQSNDTSLDSGVDMNEHHPSRKLEREKTFVKSMHHSKILYLEDLDLSSSESGTTVCSPDDQSVRHLLNGGSGPVIEQHTEEPPQKKNTTKGHESSTPPAKKRGRPPMAKKDSQTNIWKKREERPLIPIN, encoded by the exons gATCTGTGTTTATGCTGAAAGTTCAAGTAAATGACATTATCAGTCATCAGTACCTACCCCAAGCAATTGTAGAAGTGTTTGTTAACTACACAAAGACAAATTCCACACTCACTGGAAACAATGGAGTAGTATTAATAAAAGTTCCCTACAAGTTAGGTCTAAGTTTAACTATTGCATCTTACAAAGAGGGCTACATGTTAACACCATTGCCTTGGAAGACTGGGAGAATGCCAA TATACTCATCTGTAACACTTTCACTGTTCCCACAAAGCCAAGCTAATATATGGTTGTTTGAAGATACAGTTTTAATTACTGGAAAATTGTCTG aTGCCAAATCTCAACCAAGTGTTCAGTTTCCCAAAACTTTAATTAAACTTCCTTTAAGCCACCATATTACAAACGTGACTGCCTATTTGACAGTGCCACAGCAGTTTTTGAAAATGGATAATTTTCTTTATACAACAGGAATTCTTCTAAATAAATCAG GTTTTAAAAGCATTGAATTGACCCCTCTTGCTGCAATATGTGTAAACCTCCTTTCAGCTGGGAAAGAATTGAAAGTGACTGGTCCGATTCATATTACGCTGCCTCTTCTACCAACAAGTAGGGTAAAATCAGGAGATGCTATACCTGCATGGACATTTGACATGAAAACTG GTGCTTGGGTAAGTCGTGGGCTGGGAAtggtcaagaatgcaaatgaccATTTAGTATGGACGTATGTTGCTCCACACTTGGGATACTGGATAGCAGCTCCAGTGCCTGAAACCAGAG ACTCTATTATTAGTGCAGTTTCCAAGGACATAACAGCCTATCACACAGTGTTCCTTACAGCCATACTTGGAGGTACTATAGTCATTGTCATTGGATTCTTCACTGTTCTTCTCTGTTACTGCAG GGATAAATGTGGCCAATCACATAAGAGAGGAAAAAACACAACTAAACTGGAGGTCTTAAAAAAAGACCAGACAACATCAACAACTCACATAAATCATGTCAGTGCTGTGAAGGGGTCAGTAAAGCTAGAGGATAAATCACAATCATACATGCCCAAGCTTTCCTCCTTTAGCCCTCACGGAAAGACTTCTATGGAAACAGAGGACAAAAAAGCCTGGGACAATTTTCAGATCTACACAGAAAATGTTTCATATCAATCCAATCAGAGTGGTCACACGAGGAATTCAACTCAGCCCTTGGAGCCTAATGCTGGAGTTAGACAATTACAGCACTTtaacagcagtgtttctcaatctcCCAGGGACATTCAAGACCAAAACAGATATCTTGCAGTGAACGAAGAGATGTATGGACTTTCCCATATCCCAGAACAACTAATGCATATTTATAGTCAGCCTGTTGCCATCCTTCAAACTTCTGACGTATTCCACTCTCCGGAGCAATTACATGCTGCTAAGTCAGCTACTTTGCCAAGAAAAGGGCAGGTAGTCTATAGCCCAATGATGGAGCCCATGAATCGAGACAGCTATACACAGACGTTGCCCAAAATGCCAATGCActctcctctccagccccccacctGCAGAGATGAGAAAGCCACATTAGATGGTCAACAGGGCTTATCCTCACAAACTTCAAACTGGGGTCGGTATACTAATAATTTGCTGGAGTCTGTCTCTGTTCCTGGGACACTGAACGAAGCAGTTATGACACCATTTTCCTCTGAACTTCAAGGtatttcagagcaaacattattGGAGCTTTCTAAAGGAAAACCATCCCCACACCCCAGAGCATGGTTCGTGTCACTAGATGGAAAGCCAGTCGCTCAAGTGAGGCACTCTTTTATAGATCTGAAAAAGGGCAGGAAAACACAAAGTAACGACACCAGCCTGGACTCTGGTGTGGACATGAATGAGCATCATCCCAGTCGaaaactggagagagagaaaactttcGTTAAAAGCATGCATCATTCTAAGATCCTTTATTTGGAAGATTTGGATCTGAGTAGCAGCGAAAGTGGGACCACTGTTTGTAGCCCTGATGATCAGTCTGTGAGACACCTATTGAATGGAGGAAGTGGGCCGGTCATAGAACAGCACACTGAAGaaccaccacaaaaaaaaaatacaacaaaaggTCATGAATCCAGTACTCCACCAGCTAAAAAAAGAGGTAGACCCCCTATGGCTAAGAAAGATAGTCAAACCAATATCTGGAAAAAGAGGGAGGAGAGACCACTGATTCCTATAAATTGA